The Erigeron canadensis isolate Cc75 chromosome 1, C_canadensis_v1, whole genome shotgun sequence genome segment TAACAGTTCCACATCCCTTATACACTCCAACTGGAGGGTTTTTTATTTCGTTTGAATCTGGTTTTTCAACACCCATCATTCTTGATAtcacttcattttttttctttggtggTTGGTTTGCCATATCAGCCTCAACTTCTGACTTCAACGATTTGACTCTTTCCAGAAACTCTTTAAGTTTTTCATCATCGTTCACAACAAGATGTAAGCAGTCCTCAAAAACTGAACTTGCTTCAGCAACCATCTTTTGAGTACCAACATTTCCATTGTCAAATCTGTTTCTACTTGATCTCAAATCAGGTGGTATGATGCCTTTTGTCCACCGCCTCATAATGTATTGTGCATGTATTTCATCTATATTATTGTTCTTCAAAACACTAAAACAATGTCGGCAAAGGAGACCTAAACGGAGATACTGTCTACAGGTACACACAACAGAACCATCCTCAAGGTTATGCAATACCTTCATTGACATAAAATTATTTCAgttttgaatcaaatttgatttaaatataacatttatttaataaaataatagctttACCTTATACTGAATCACATTTTGTCCAGTCTCTTTCACTTTCCTCTTTAACATCttattaatgatataaatttgaCACTCTTCTTCAACAGTCATTTGGGCAACTAAACAATCATATAGACCAGCTTCTATTTCCTTCTGTATCATCTCAAAAATTGTTTTTGTGTACAGTTTTGAAGCATGCATTTCTATTTTGAGTTTTGTGTTCAATATTGGAGTCTTCTTTATTGTTTCAGCATCTAACTTTTCTTGTTTTGACCTTTGTTTCATCATTGCTGATTCAAATCCACTCATGAAACTCACCAGATTTGACGCTGATCTTgtgaaatgagaaaaaaaagcATTCTCGCTTTCTGACCTTGATGTTGTTCTCATCAGGCCACACATTAGAGTGTCAATGAAGTAAGCTGGTATCCACTTTGATCTGATTTGAAACATATACTTGAACCAATTGTCATTTTGTAATGAAAAATCAATCATCAACTTCTCCCATTTTTCCTCGAAAGTTTTTGGTTCCATGTGAATATTCCAAACTATACTGTCAAACCTGCTCTTGAAGTCTCTCTCAGTTTCATCTTCTATACTTGGAGTTGCCTCTCTTATCTGTATAtaatcaaaattgattattcACTGAAAAAATCATAATTGAGAAAAACAGTATATGTGCCACCTTTTTTGATTGATAACAGACGTCACCTTTGTTGGCAGTTTTTGTGTTATGTGCCACATGCACAGCCTATGCTTTGCagtcttaaatatattttttattccaaTCTCCATGGCTTTGTCTTGATCTGTTACCACCATTGTTGGCTCTTTCTTGAAGTTATCCATGAAACATTTTAGGAGCCATGTGTATGTTTCTTGCTTCTCATCTCTTATCAACCCAACAGCAAAGGTTACACATTTGTTATGGTTGTCTATTCCCGTGAAAGGGACAAACATCATGTTGTACCTGTCATCAAAAACCATATTCATGTACAATCAATTTTAATTCGTAATCTgttattgtttaattttatgttcataatcatatttgattatgtatagagattatACAGAATTCTGtttttgtatgtgtatgtgcaaaatcatatttgattttaaaaacaaatatttaaaatcataaatgattttactCATACATTTGggaaaccatttaaaatcataaatgattttacatatatggtgtaaaaaacctatacaaaatgatatatcattttatacatatagacAATAAagtgattttaagcatacactatgaaaaatttatatatgattgaTGTATAAATTCGCGACAAGGCAAACGAGTTCTATGtaaataaacctatttaaaaattaaaaaatatacctGTTTGTCCGATACGTTGCATCAAAGGACATTATGTCACTGAATTCTTCATAGTTACGCCTTGCTACATTATCGGCCCAAAAGAGTGAGTGCAATTCAGATTTGTCAACCTTATACTCAAATGCAAAACCAGGGATATGTTCTCTCATTTCCATCATTTTGTTAACTAAAATTTGAGCATCACTTTCATTGATGTACACATTTAGGTCCCTCTTCCAGTTTCTGAAATCATCAACTGTCCCGTTTACATTTAACGAGCTTCCCTTCAAGTTACTGTACAGTTGATGAGCTTTTGTTGGTCCAACGTTTGAGATGGAGGCATTGTAGACAAATAGCTGCTCTGCATATTTTAGTTGTCTATCTGTTTTGCATAGATGTCTATACTCTCGCGGAACCAATTCATGATTATGAATTGCATGGAAATCAGCTATTATGTATGTTTCGTTCAAGTAATCCAAGTCAAATCTCACTCTAGCTTTACATCCAGTGGATTCCATGCTGCTTTTTCTaacttgtttttcatttctttctaaaCTATCTATGTTAACCTTCTTTCTTTCTCCAGCTCTGTGACAAAGATAGTACTTTTGTCTTACTATTCCCGACAAATTAGTTTTCTGGCTCCCTTTTCTGATTTCAAAACCAGAATAATAAGCATACTCGTGGTACATCTTACGACATCTTTCAAGTGATCCATAGTTTCTTCCTATCACTGGTTGTCTTTTGTAATCAACTATTGGGACAAAAAACTGCGATCCGTCCGGCGTTTGGAATGTTTGAGTAACATTTGTTTTAGGTGTTTCTTTCAGCACGGGAACTGTATTAGAATATACAGGTCAGAAATAAGTGCATTCAatgcaaaatcatatttgattttacactGATAGTCTTAGATAGAAAATTATACCTTAAAACCTAAAACTtgaacaaaatcatatatgattttgtgtaaaatcatttttgattttcaatagcttattttgtatatgtttttcacaatCTACGTCTAAAATCAACTATGATTACAGGAATAACATCACACGTAAGTAAAACgtcaatacaaaatcatatttgattgaactaataaaagttacaaaataaaaatctatagAAAGTACATACAagatcatatatgattttacagaTACagataattaatcaaatatgattctgaacaaatttttttatctataacagataatttacaaaatcatatt includes the following:
- the LOC122602679 gene encoding protein FAR1-RELATED SEQUENCE 5-like, which codes for MESIDPNIVTRSPAKAPSSSSSNSVDSINPTRFPAKAPSTSTSNSVDEREIISEVENYADISNIFSVPVLKETPKTNVTQTFQTPDGSQFFVPIVDYKRQPVIGRNYGSLERCRKMYHEYAYYSGFEIRKGSQKTNLSGIVRQKYYLCHRAGERKKVNIDSLERNEKQVRKSSMESTGCKARVRFDLDYLNETYIIADFHAIHNHELVPREYRHLCKTDRQLKYAEQLFVYNASISNVGPTKAHQLYSNLKGSSLNVNGTVDDFRNWKRDLNVYINESDAQILVNKMMEMREHIPGFAFEYKVDKSELHSLFWADNVARRNYEEFSDIMSFDATYRTNRYNMMFVPFTGIDNHNKCVTFAVGLIRDEKQETYTWLLKCFMDNFKKEPTMVVTDQDKAMEIGIKNIFKTAKHRLCMWHITQKLPTKIREATPSIEDETERDFKSRFDSIVWNIHMEPKTFEEKWEKLMIDFSLQNDNWFKYMFQIRSKWIPAYFIDTLMCGLMRTTSRSESENAFFSHFTRSASNLVSFMSGFESAMMKQRSKQEKLDAETIKKTPILNTKLKIEMHASKLYTKTIFEMIQKEIEAGLYDCLVAQMTVEEECQIYIINKMLKRKVKETGQNVIQYKVLHNLEDGSVVCTCRQYLRLGLLCRHCFSVLKNNNIDEIHAQYIMRRWTKGIIPPDLRSSRNRFDNGNVGTQKMVAEASSVFEDCLHLVVNDDEKLKEFLERVKSLKSEVEADMANQPPKKKNEVISRMMGVEKPDSNEIKNPPVGVYKGCGTVNRIMAVRRKD